In Rickettsia endosymbiont of Gonocerus acuteangulatus, the following are encoded in one genomic region:
- the lipA gene encoding lipoyl synthase, with amino-acid sequence MTNLDRPNWIKVKAPNSSEYYNTKDLIKNLKLNTVCEEAACPNIGECWSKKHATVMILGSVCTRACRFCNVKTGRPDLLDPHEPQRLAEAVQKLDLKHVVITSVDRDDLEDGGATHFAECISEIRKSSPNTTIEILTPDFLRKDGAAEIIANAKPDVFNHNVETVPSLYKTIRPGARYYNSLSLLHNIKKLSPEVFTKSGMMVGLGEEISEVVQVMDDLREAKVDFLTIGQYLQPTKNHAEMAKYVTPEEFKYLERVARTKGFLMVSASPLTRSSYHADEDFEKLKENYRHRHCEETRSLDVVIS; translated from the coding sequence ATGACTAATTTAGATAGACCCAATTGGATAAAAGTAAAAGCTCCTAACTCTTCAGAGTATTATAATACAAAAGATTTGATTAAAAATCTCAAGTTAAATACTGTGTGCGAGGAAGCTGCTTGCCCTAATATTGGTGAATGCTGGTCAAAAAAACATGCAACTGTGATGATTCTCGGCTCGGTTTGCACCAGAGCTTGCAGATTTTGTAACGTTAAAACTGGCAGACCAGATTTACTTGATCCGCATGAACCGCAAAGACTAGCTGAGGCAGTGCAAAAGCTGGATCTTAAACATGTAGTAATTACTTCGGTTGATCGTGACGATCTAGAGGATGGCGGAGCTACGCATTTTGCTGAGTGTATTAGTGAAATTCGTAAGTCTTCACCGAATACCACTATCGAGATTTTAACTCCTGATTTCTTAAGGAAAGACGGAGCAGCAGAAATAATAGCGAACGCAAAACCTGATGTTTTTAACCATAATGTTGAGACTGTCCCGTCTTTATATAAAACGATTAGACCAGGAGCTAGATATTATAATTCTCTAAGCTTACTCCATAACATCAAGAAATTATCACCTGAAGTTTTTACAAAATCCGGTATGATGGTAGGGCTTGGGGAAGAAATCAGCGAAGTAGTGCAAGTTATGGATGATCTAAGAGAAGCAAAGGTTGATTTCCTGACTATTGGGCAGTATTTGCAACCTACGAAGAATCACGCAGAAATGGCAAAATATGTTACTCCTGAAGAGTTTAAATATTTAGAGCGAGTAGCCCGCACAAAAGGATTTTTGATGGTTTCCGCAAGCCCCCTAACCCGCTCTTCATACCATGCTGACGAGGATTTTGAGAAATTAAAGGAGAATTATAGGCATCGTCATTGCGAGGAAACGCGAAGCCTTGACGTGGTAATCTCATAA
- the tlyC gene encoding hemolysin C encodes MLKSSKKEDDNKKNHDNKSIFHLRKLFSPIKSLFSNKVPDDFFSVIKRLKTNSQKMTLDERNILANLLKLKGKTIEDIMVPRSDIVAIKLTTNIEELNESIKVKIPHTRTLIYDGTLDNIVGFIHIKDLFKALVTKQNFRLKKLIRKHIIAAPSMKLLDLLAKMRREKTHIAIVIDEYGGTDGLVTIEDVMEALVGRIDDEHDQKSEYDNYKVINNSTIISNARVEVEVLEEIIGKKLKDDDDEFDTIGGLVLTKMGNVPAVGTKINVSENIEIEVTDANPRSLKQVKITLKNSLKRAKSS; translated from the coding sequence ATGTTAAAATCTTCAAAAAAAGAAGATGACAATAAAAAGAATCACGATAATAAGTCAATTTTTCACTTACGAAAATTATTCTCACCGATAAAATCTTTATTTTCCAATAAAGTACCGGATGATTTTTTTAGCGTTATAAAACGTTTAAAAACTAATAGTCAGAAAATGACTTTAGATGAACGTAATATTTTAGCTAATTTGCTAAAATTAAAAGGCAAAACTATTGAAGATATAATGGTACCACGCTCTGATATTGTGGCAATAAAACTTACTACAAATATAGAAGAATTAAACGAATCTATTAAAGTAAAAATTCCGCATACCAGAACTCTAATATATGATGGTACTTTGGATAATATAGTTGGTTTTATTCATATCAAAGATCTATTTAAAGCATTAGTTACAAAACAAAATTTTCGCTTAAAAAAGCTAATACGTAAGCATATAATCGCTGCTCCCTCTATGAAGCTATTGGATTTGCTTGCAAAAATGCGTCGTGAAAAAACCCATATTGCTATAGTTATTGACGAGTATGGTGGTACTGATGGCTTAGTTACTATCGAAGATGTTATGGAAGCATTAGTTGGGCGAATCGATGATGAGCATGATCAGAAATCAGAATATGATAACTATAAGGTCATTAATAACTCAACAATTATTTCAAACGCACGTGTTGAAGTGGAGGTGCTTGAAGAGATAATCGGCAAGAAACTAAAAGATGATGATGATGAGTTTGATACCATAGGAGGTTTAGTGCTGACAAAAATGGGCAATGTTCCGGCGGTGGGTACTAAAATAAATGTTTCAGAAAATATTGAAATTGAAGTAACGGATGCAAATCCTCGCTCATTAAAGCAAGTCAAGATTACGCTTAAAAACAGTTTAAAACGTGCTAAATCATCTTAA
- a CDS encoding dienelactone hydrolase family protein — MNKNLTYPEIASIEQPAKKLVVLLHGVGSDGHDLIGLVPYIKDDLPNCHFISPHGIEPYDMAPYGRQWFSLQDRNPDNISKLLVKNISKLDDIIKQKQEELNLTNKDTIIIGFSQGTMIGLYLTLIQKEPFYCTVGFSGALIPPAEINNKITPICLIHGELDEVVSVNEIYNASHYLSKYHIPHSGHKLTRLAHSIDDRGIEIAVNFVNNSHYEQP; from the coding sequence ATGAATAAAAATTTAACATACCCTGAAATAGCAAGTATCGAGCAGCCGGCAAAAAAGCTAGTAGTATTGCTACATGGTGTCGGTTCGGACGGTCACGATTTAATAGGATTAGTTCCTTATATCAAAGACGATTTACCGAATTGTCATTTTATTTCGCCGCATGGCATCGAGCCTTATGATATGGCTCCATATGGCAGACAATGGTTTAGTTTACAGGATCGTAACCCTGATAATATATCTAAGCTTCTGGTAAAAAATATTTCTAAGTTAGACGATATCATAAAGCAAAAGCAGGAAGAGCTAAATTTAACCAATAAAGATACGATAATTATTGGATTTTCTCAAGGTACTATGATCGGATTATATTTAACTCTTATTCAGAAAGAGCCATTTTATTGTACTGTAGGTTTTTCAGGTGCGTTAATTCCACCTGCTGAGATTAATAATAAGATCACGCCTATATGCTTGATTCATGGAGAGCTAGATGAGGTAGTAAGCGTTAACGAAATATATAACGCCTCGCACTATTTATCCAAATATCATATACCTCATAGCGGGCATAAATTAACTCGGCTTGCTCATTCGATAGATGATAGGGGGATTGAGATCGCTGTTAATTTTGTAAATAATAGTCATTACGAGCAGCCGTAA
- the nth gene encoding endonuclease III: MQAEIVNKIFEVFSKNNENPKTELVYKNDFTLLVAVILSAQATDVSVNLATKSLFEIYDTPEKILGLGEEGLKKYIKSIGLFNSKAKNVIALCQILISNYDSKVPNSFEELVKLPGVGRKTANVVLNCLFGLPTMAVDTHVFRVVKRIGLAKGNTPEEVEKELLQIIDGKWLSHAHHWLILHGRYICKARKPDCEICPIRKYCEYYRLTTR, translated from the coding sequence ATGCAAGCAGAAATAGTTAATAAAATCTTTGAAGTTTTTAGCAAGAATAATGAAAACCCAAAAACTGAGTTAGTTTATAAAAACGATTTTACCCTATTAGTAGCGGTAATATTATCAGCTCAAGCAACAGATGTGTCAGTGAATTTAGCGACTAAATCTTTGTTTGAAATTTATGACACACCAGAAAAAATTTTAGGGCTTGGTGAAGAGGGCTTAAAAAAATACATAAAATCTATCGGGCTATTTAATAGCAAAGCGAAAAATGTTATTGCCTTATGTCAAATATTGATAAGCAATTATGATAGCAAAGTACCGAATAGTTTTGAAGAATTAGTTAAATTGCCTGGTGTTGGAAGAAAAACTGCAAATGTTGTACTTAATTGTTTATTTGGTTTGCCGACAATGGCAGTTGATACTCATGTATTTAGAGTAGTAAAAAGAATAGGGCTTGCTAAAGGTAATACCCCTGAAGAAGTTGAAAAGGAGCTACTGCAAATTATCGATGGAAAATGGCTAAGCCACGCCCATCACTGGCTAATTTTGCACGGCAGATATATTTGTAAGGCAAGAAAGCCCGACTGTGAAATCTGCCCTATTAGAAAATATTGCGAGTATTATAGATTAACAACTAGATGA
- the glyA gene encoding serine hydroxymethyltransferase, producing MNIFNNKLQEIDKEIFEIIKHEKARQNSVIELIASENFVSPAVLEAQGSVLTNKYAEGYSGKRFYNGCVEVDKAENLAIERAKKLFNCKYANVQPHSGSQANQAVYLALMQPGDTVLGMSLDSGGHLTHGSPANMSGKWFNAVSYSVDKETYLIDYDEVERLAILHKPKLLIAGFSAYPRNLDFAKFREIADKVGAYLMADIAHIAGLVAAGEHQSPIPHAHIVTSTTHKTLRGPRGGLILSNNEEIGKKINSALFPGLQGGPLMHIIAAKAVAFLENLQPEYKHYIKQVISNAKALASSLQERGYDILTGGTDNHIVLVDLRKDGITGKIAANSLDRAGITCNKNAIPFDETSPFITSGIRLGTPACTTRGFKEKDFVLVGHLMADILDGLKNSEDNSKAEQKVLSEVTKLIKLFPFYD from the coding sequence ATGAACATTTTTAATAACAAGTTACAAGAAATAGATAAAGAAATTTTCGAAATAATTAAGCATGAGAAAGCTCGTCAAAATAGTGTGATTGAGCTTATTGCCTCTGAGAATTTCGTAAGTCCTGCAGTGCTTGAAGCTCAAGGATCGGTGCTGACTAATAAATATGCTGAAGGATATTCAGGTAAGCGTTTTTATAATGGTTGCGTCGAAGTAGATAAAGCCGAAAATTTGGCGATAGAGCGAGCAAAGAAGCTATTTAACTGTAAATATGCCAACGTGCAACCTCATTCCGGTTCGCAAGCAAATCAAGCCGTATATCTAGCTTTAATGCAGCCAGGTGATACTGTACTTGGTATGTCTTTAGATAGCGGGGGACACTTAACACACGGCTCACCTGCTAATATGTCAGGTAAGTGGTTTAATGCAGTTTCTTATAGCGTCGATAAAGAGACTTACTTAATTGATTATGATGAAGTTGAACGTTTAGCAATTTTACATAAACCAAAATTGCTTATAGCCGGTTTTTCAGCTTATCCTCGTAATCTTGATTTTGCTAAATTCAGAGAAATAGCTGATAAGGTAGGAGCATATCTTATGGCTGATATCGCTCATATTGCGGGGTTAGTTGCGGCAGGTGAGCATCAAAGCCCTATTCCGCACGCTCATATTGTTACTTCAACTACTCATAAAACACTTAGAGGACCAAGGGGTGGTCTAATTTTGTCTAACAATGAAGAGATAGGCAAAAAAATAAATTCTGCTTTATTCCCTGGTTTGCAAGGTGGTCCATTAATGCATATAATAGCTGCAAAAGCTGTAGCATTTTTAGAAAACTTGCAGCCGGAATATAAACACTATATAAAACAAGTTATAAGTAATGCTAAGGCACTAGCTAGTAGCTTGCAAGAGCGAGGATATGATATATTAACAGGTGGCACTGATAATCATATTGTACTAGTGGATTTACGAAAAGACGGTATTACCGGTAAAATTGCTGCTAATTCTTTAGATAGAGCAGGTATTACTTGCAATAAAAATGCTATTCCTTTTGATGAAACTTCGCCTTTTATTACTTCAGGTATTAGGCTCGGTACACCAGCTTGCACTACTAGAGGATTTAAGGAAAAAGATTTTGTACTAGTTGGTCATTTAATGGCTGATATTTTAGATGGTTTAAAGAATAGCGAAGATAATAGCAAAGCCGAGCAGAAAGTGTTAAGCGAAGTAACAAAATTAATTAAATTATTTCCGTTTTATGACTAA
- the tnpA gene encoding IS200/IS605 family transposase, giving the protein MSKYIHKSHNVTVLLYHMVFPAKYRRAVFDVSVDQVLREICLEIEKRYQIKFLEIGVDEDHVHFLVQSVPTYSVTKIVTTIKSVTARQIFRQCPQVKKQLWGGEFWTDGYFTSTVGKHGNENMIGKYVKNQGKEYQKLHEDHQLAFF; this is encoded by the coding sequence ATGAGCAAATATATACATAAAAGTCATAATGTTACGGTACTGCTGTATCACATGGTATTTCCAGCAAAATATCGCCGAGCAGTGTTTGACGTATCAGTTGATCAAGTATTACGAGAAATATGTTTAGAGATAGAAAAGAGATATCAAATAAAATTTTTAGAAATAGGGGTTGATGAAGATCATGTCCATTTTTTGGTACAATCTGTACCAACCTATAGCGTAACAAAAATAGTAACAACAATTAAAAGTGTTACAGCTCGTCAAATATTTAGACAGTGTCCACAGGTAAAGAAACAATTATGGGGTGGAGAATTTTGGACTGATGGATATTTTACGAGTACGGTAGGTAAGCATGGAAATGAGAATATGATAGGAAAATACGTAAAAAACCAAGGCAAGGAATATCAGAAACTGCATGAGGATCATCAGCTAGCTTTCTTCTAA
- the lipB gene encoding lipoyl(octanoyl) transferase LipB: MVQFITIPTPIDYQDSLTLMENYVNKVIDGKELEAVYLVEHLDVYTAGTNYKQEELLNHTNIPVIYTSRGGKFTFHGAGQRVIYPILNLALPNRTKDLKLYVRMLEEWIINSLDILGIKAYLIKDKVGIWVKTNDDIPSKVAAIGVRVRKWVTYHGIAINISTDLNKFNGIIPCGLEDSLVTSLNQLGVYIKMTEFDKILQAEFIKIFK; this comes from the coding sequence ATGGTACAATTCATTACTATACCAACCCCTATAGACTATCAAGATAGCTTAACGTTAATGGAAAATTATGTTAACAAGGTTATCGACGGTAAAGAACTGGAAGCAGTCTATTTAGTTGAGCATTTAGATGTATATACTGCTGGCACTAATTACAAACAGGAAGAATTATTAAACCATACTAATATTCCTGTTATTTATACTAGTCGTGGTGGTAAGTTTACCTTTCATGGAGCTGGACAACGTGTTATTTATCCCATTCTTAATTTAGCCTTACCAAATCGTACTAAAGATTTAAAGCTATATGTAAGAATGCTTGAAGAATGGATTATAAATAGTCTAGATATTTTGGGAATAAAGGCATATCTTATAAAAGATAAAGTAGGTATTTGGGTAAAAACAAACGATGATATTCCATCAAAAGTTGCTGCGATAGGAGTCAGAGTAAGAAAATGGGTAACATATCACGGCATAGCTATAAATATTTCAACAGACTTAAATAAGTTTAACGGAATTATTCCTTGTGGTCTTGAAGATTCTTTAGTAACATCTCTAAATCAATTAGGAGTTTATATTAAAATGACTGAATTTGATAAAATTCTTCAAGCTGAATTTATTAAAATATTCAAATGA
- the grxD gene encoding Grx4 family monothiol glutaredoxin yields the protein MLENKSFKFIENEIKNNKVVLFMKGSKEAPMCGFSGKVVAILTKLGTEFRDIDVLSDPELRESLKIFSDWPTFPQLYINGELVGGCDIVTELYNGGELEKMLKG from the coding sequence ATGTTAGAAAATAAAAGTTTTAAATTTATAGAAAATGAGATAAAAAATAATAAAGTAGTATTGTTCATGAAAGGTAGCAAAGAAGCACCCATGTGTGGTTTTTCTGGTAAAGTAGTTGCTATTTTGACTAAGCTAGGAACAGAATTTCGTGATATTGATGTTCTATCAGACCCTGAATTGCGTGAGTCTTTAAAAATTTTTAGCGATTGGCCTACTTTCCCGCAATTATATATTAATGGTGAATTAGTTGGCGGCTGTGATATCGTAACAGAACTATATAATGGCGGTGAACTCGAGAAGATGCTGAAAGGTTGA
- a CDS encoding SPOR domain-containing protein produces the protein MINNIFTKICLVVLICIAVIYFAYQYYQDSRPVITIYADELPTKIKPPKVEDIMPSAVHSTIYENLISKNTNLKNARLLPEPEKPVNINSRNQNDDPFDIDSSDDISNLLSLIEPNNNSQKDETDLNIIKRDKESTDSNKNIKSYNNINSYKVQLGSVKSEEDAINEGERIKKKFPKILKNAIITTQKIKCDDGKFFYLILAGNYDNLSQAKAVCKKLAQNKQSCVLK, from the coding sequence ATGATCAATAATATTTTTACTAAAATATGTCTGGTGGTTTTGATATGTATTGCTGTTATTTATTTTGCTTATCAATATTATCAAGATAGTAGACCGGTAATTACTATTTATGCAGACGAACTACCTACAAAAATAAAACCCCCCAAAGTAGAAGATATTATGCCGTCTGCGGTGCATAGTACTATATATGAAAACCTTATTTCTAAAAATACAAACCTTAAAAATGCAAGACTTCTTCCTGAACCTGAAAAGCCTGTTAATATAAATTCACGCAATCAAAATGATGACCCTTTTGATATAGATTCTTCGGATGACATATCAAATCTACTTTCTTTAATAGAACCAAATAATAATTCACAAAAAGATGAAACAGATTTAAATATAATAAAACGTGATAAAGAAAGTACAGATAGCAATAAAAATATAAAAAGTTATAATAACATTAATAGTTATAAAGTGCAGCTCGGTTCAGTAAAATCGGAAGAAGATGCAATAAATGAAGGTGAGAGAATAAAAAAGAAATTTCCAAAAATCCTAAAAAACGCTATTATCACTACTCAAAAAATTAAATGTGACGATGGGAAATTTTTCTATTTAATATTAGCTGGTAACTATGATAACCTTAGTCAAGCAAAAGCAGTTTGTAAGAAATTGGCACAGAATAAGCAAAGCTGTGTATTGAAGTAG
- the parC gene encoding DNA topoisomerase IV subunit A has protein sequence MKEAKIENIDFGSALSERYLAYALSTIMSRSLPDVRDGLKPVHRRLLYAMLQLRLEPNSGYKKCARVVGDVIGKYHPHGDVAVYDTLVRLAQHFSLRYPLIDGQGNFGSIDGDNAAAMRYTESRMTEICTLLMEDIDKDTVDFRPTYDDSDLEPVIMPASFPNLLANGSEGIAVGMATNIPPHNLHELCDALVHLIDHPKAEISDMMHFIKGPDFPTGGIIIDKSDVITSAYMTGRGSFRVRARWEKEELSYGTYQIVVTEIPYQIQKSKLIEQIAILLKDKKIPLVSNIRDESTDIIRLVIEPRDRSCDPQIVMESLFKLTNLESRIQLNMNVIGSNNVPKVMNILEVLQEFLSHRQNIITRRSTYLLNKIKHRLEILEGLRIAYLNLDEIIKIIREEDEPKAIMMERFKLTEIQVEAILNTRLRSLRKLEEQEIITEHSNLQKQQAMLEEILNNPKELWKVVKKELKAIQNKFGLNTAIGARRTSFEEVTLTNQVVDITAFITKEPITIICSKMGWVRSLKGHNNDLSSIKYKEGDAEKFILEAYTTDKILIISSEGRFFTLLADNISKGKGTGESIKLLVDIGNNDITEILVYKPDQLLLLASSIGKGFMVNSNEVMAQTKSGKQIMNVPDGHICIACLPVNGDSVACIGESRKLLVFNIYEIPEMKKGQGVTLQKFKNGKLLDIKIFNREDGLSWNSGGKVKLEKNIIAFLGKRGSTGKLPPMGFPKNNRFS, from the coding sequence ATGAAAGAAGCTAAAATAGAAAATATTGACTTTGGTAGTGCTTTATCCGAGCGTTATCTTGCTTATGCACTGTCAACGATCATGTCCCGCTCACTTCCTGATGTACGTGACGGGTTAAAGCCGGTACATCGTCGGTTATTATACGCAATGTTGCAGCTAAGGCTTGAACCGAATTCAGGCTATAAGAAATGTGCAAGAGTAGTCGGTGACGTAATCGGTAAATATCACCCACACGGTGATGTTGCAGTATATGATACTTTAGTACGTCTTGCTCAACATTTTTCTCTCCGCTATCCATTGATTGATGGACAAGGTAATTTTGGCTCTATTGATGGCGATAATGCGGCTGCGATGCGTTACACAGAATCACGTATGACGGAGATATGTACGCTTCTTATGGAAGATATCGACAAGGATACGGTAGATTTCCGCCCAACATATGACGATTCTGATTTAGAGCCGGTTATAATGCCGGCAAGCTTCCCAAATTTGCTTGCTAATGGTTCGGAGGGGATAGCGGTTGGTATGGCAACTAATATTCCGCCGCATAATTTGCATGAGCTTTGTGATGCTTTAGTGCATTTAATCGATCATCCGAAAGCCGAAATTAGCGACATGATGCATTTCATTAAAGGACCTGATTTTCCGACTGGCGGTATAATTATTGATAAAAGTGATGTTATCACTAGTGCCTATATGACGGGACGAGGTAGCTTTAGGGTAAGAGCTAGATGGGAGAAAGAAGAACTAAGTTATGGTACTTACCAAATAGTCGTAACTGAGATACCTTATCAAATTCAGAAATCCAAGCTTATAGAGCAAATCGCAATATTATTAAAAGATAAGAAGATACCGCTTGTTAGCAATATCAGGGATGAGTCAACCGATATTATCAGGCTTGTTATCGAGCCAAGGGATCGCAGCTGCGACCCGCAAATTGTTATGGAGTCCTTATTTAAACTAACAAATTTAGAGAGCCGAATTCAGCTAAATATGAATGTCATCGGTAGTAATAATGTACCGAAAGTGATGAATATTTTAGAGGTTCTGCAAGAATTCTTAAGCCACAGACAAAATATTATTACTCGCAGATCGACTTATCTTCTAAATAAAATAAAGCATCGTTTAGAAATTCTAGAGGGTTTGCGAATAGCTTATCTAAATCTAGATGAGATTATTAAAATCATCCGTGAAGAGGATGAGCCGAAAGCGATAATGATGGAGCGGTTTAAGTTAACCGAAATTCAGGTAGAGGCAATATTAAATACTCGCCTGCGTTCGCTTCGTAAACTTGAAGAGCAGGAAATTATAACTGAGCATAGTAATTTGCAAAAGCAGCAAGCAATGCTTGAGGAGATCTTAAATAATCCAAAAGAGCTATGGAAAGTAGTTAAGAAAGAACTAAAAGCTATACAAAATAAATTCGGCTTAAATACTGCTATAGGAGCAAGACGAACTAGTTTTGAAGAAGTAACACTAACGAATCAAGTAGTTGACATAACAGCTTTTATTACTAAAGAACCAATCACGATTATCTGTTCAAAAATGGGCTGGGTGCGTTCGCTAAAAGGTCATAATAACGATTTATCGAGTATAAAATATAAAGAGGGCGATGCAGAAAAGTTTATTTTAGAAGCTTACACAACCGATAAAATATTGATAATCAGCTCAGAAGGAAGATTTTTTACTCTACTTGCTGATAATATTTCCAAAGGCAAAGGCACGGGTGAGTCTATAAAACTGCTTGTAGATATAGGCAATAATGATATTACCGAGATTTTAGTCTATAAGCCTGATCAGCTTTTATTGCTTGCAAGCAGCATAGGTAAAGGGTTTATGGTTAATTCAAACGAAGTAATGGCTCAAACGAAAAGTGGCAAACAAATTATGAACGTGCCGGATGGTCATATATGCATAGCTTGTTTACCGGTCAATGGTGATAGCGTTGCTTGCATTGGTGAAAGTCGCAAGCTTCTGGTGTTTAATATCTACGAAATACCAGAGATGAAAAAAGGACAAGGTGTAACGCTGCAAAAATTTAAAAACGGCAAGCTTTTAGATATTAAAATATTTAATAGGGAAGATGGCTTAAGCTGGAATAGTGGCGGGAAAGTGAAACTAGAGAAGAATATTATTGCATTTTTAGGTAAACGAGGTAGCACCGGTAAACTACCCCCTATGGGCTTCCCAAAAAATAATAGGTTTAGTTAA
- the ybeY gene encoding rRNA maturation RNase YbeY, producing the protein MINVEIIKNYSKWREYKQINKALIKKITQKTLSQFENFSEIKQFELSILLTNNEEILTLNKQFRNIEKATNVLSFPANELNWQDLRFSGNETASSNQPIILENLGDSDYMHLGDIAFCYDVIYNESYEQQKTFENHFIHLLIHSILHLIGFDHQNDTETNIMENLEIEILAHFGISSPYLLTK; encoded by the coding sequence ATGATAAACGTAGAGATTATAAAAAACTACAGCAAATGGCGAGAATATAAGCAAATAAATAAGGCTTTGATTAAAAAAATTACTCAAAAAACCTTATCGCAATTCGAAAATTTTAGTGAAATAAAACAATTCGAACTATCGATTTTGCTGACAAATAACGAAGAAATATTGACCTTAAACAAGCAATTTCGTAATATAGAAAAAGCAACTAACGTTCTTTCTTTTCCTGCTAATGAATTAAATTGGCAAGATTTGCGTTTTAGCGGTAACGAAACAGCTTCTAGTAATCAGCCTATTATCCTTGAAAATTTAGGGGATTCTGATTATATGCATTTAGGGGATATAGCATTTTGCTATGATGTAATATATAATGAATCATACGAGCAACAAAAAACTTTTGAGAATCACTTTATTCATCTTTTAATACATAGTATTTTACACTTAATCGGGTTCGATCATCAAAATGACACAGAAACAAATATCATGGAAAATTTAGAAATCGAGATATTAGCACATTTCGGTATATCCTCACCCTATTTATTAACTAAATAA
- a CDS encoding IS630 transposase-related protein produces the protein MARAYAIELRLRVIKAVEAGIRISKVSKLFNVSRDTIYKWKKLKDKQGTLEAATGYQKGHSHENARTK, from the coding sequence ATGGCACGAGCATATGCAATAGAACTAAGACTAAGAGTTATAAAAGCTGTAGAAGCAGGGATACGAATAAGTAAGGTAAGTAAATTATTTAATGTAAGTCGTGATACTATATATAAATGGAAAAAATTAAAAGATAAGCAAGGTACTTTAGAAGCAGCAACTGGTTATCAGAAAGGACATAGTCATGAAAATGCAAGGACTAAGTAG
- a CDS encoding transposase, with protein sequence MSKRIKLQAIPINRTDYCQFLIVSQKNYSLTYYAEHAKKCSHDVINRFLRNEKYTPSLLWEHIKNDVIFSSNGYTIFDDTVLNKRNTKQIEVARSQYSGATGRVTKGIGVVSLVYYNPDINKFWVIDYRIFAPDHDGATKLEHLLNMLNNAVYSKKIPFQTVLFDTWYSTHKIMQHVDSLGKYYYAPIKANRNVSKTHDSKPYKAVKELTFSDEEIRHGVEIHIKGFAKNKHVNLFKFTVSTNRVEYVVTNNKTQKSSKAAQDECGFRWVIESMHREIKQLTGIERCQCRKQRIQRNHISWAFLVWAFLKRTANTIGKTVYQIKLGLLDDYMQQQLRSPSLRYLEPNIA encoded by the coding sequence TTGTCAAAGAGGATAAAGTTGCAAGCAATACCAATTAATAGGACAGATTATTGTCAATTTTTAATAGTTAGCCAAAAGAATTATAGTTTAACCTACTACGCTGAACATGCAAAGAAATGTAGTCATGATGTTATTAATAGATTTTTAAGGAATGAAAAATATACACCTTCTTTGTTATGGGAACACATCAAGAATGATGTTATTTTTTCATCTAATGGATATACAATATTTGATGATACGGTTTTAAATAAAAGGAATACGAAGCAAATAGAAGTTGCAAGATCGCAGTACAGTGGAGCTACAGGTAGAGTTACTAAAGGTATAGGAGTAGTGAGTCTGGTATATTATAACCCTGATATTAATAAGTTTTGGGTAATAGATTATCGAATTTTTGCACCTGATCATGATGGAGCAACAAAACTAGAACACCTATTAAACATGTTAAATAATGCTGTTTATAGCAAGAAGATTCCTTTTCAAACAGTACTTTTTGACACATGGTATTCTACACACAAAATTATGCAACATGTTGACTCTCTGGGGAAATATTATTATGCCCCTATTAAAGCCAATAGAAACGTTAGTAAAACACACGATTCTAAACCTTATAAAGCTGTAAAAGAGTTGACATTTTCAGATGAAGAGATCAGGCATGGAGTAGAGATTCATATAAAAGGCTTTGCTAAAAATAAGCATGTTAATTTGTTTAAATTTACTGTTTCTACCAACAGAGTTGAGTATGTTGTTACCAATAACAAAACTCAAAAATCTTCTAAAGCTGCACAAGATGAGTGTGGCTTTCGATGGGTAATTGAGAGCATGCACAGAGAAATTAAGCAACTTACTGGGATAGAACGTTGTCAATGCAGGAAACAGCGTATTCAACGTAATCATATTAGTTGGGCATTTTTAGTTTGGGCATTTCTCAAAAGGACTGCAAATACAATCGGTAAAACGGTTTACCAAATAAAGTTAGGGCTTTTAGATGACTATATGCAACAACAGCTGCGTTCTCCATCTTTACGATATTTAGAACCAAACATAGCGTAA